One Plasmodium knowlesi strain H genome assembly, chromosome: 10 genomic window carries:
- a CDS encoding zinc finger protein, putative, with protein sequence MSRKNPKKKKSKGRKKENNSSSNVCGKDDDELNEEEGANRGGGLNINGPNEGNPAPPNRPVSDTVKGEKERGDSTPTGNTAEKGRNPTSGDETDREEDNKGHTPDEVIEMGMDKRKGTKRRKKKSAPTAVITNKGASESGKFKSVNDDVEDFPIPNNDQNAEEQTSSLFPNIDVDTMYCLPAEKGDDQNEFLRDLNKEIEKFKKKFKDDNVLPSVRRDRHSFSSNFCIKKEAEKRGGKNAMVIGEAARGGNKNTAKCNALPRYAPSEKEKYNFYDMLMRGHLFIRLKRKIRKKKKKKIKIKTKNYQVVCDLCDMRAEGGTISKTKRKYYIFNYNCGNTKIQSITGYIRCFKGYYLYKQNSNNSATASGTSSSLRGSHHGSHDSYNLKRKLSEGRYTPGEMAISVLLCVNVSNCLSPSEFLELLHPFDNFIFFLKVLNKKNNEEYMIYFLTFDVYAKKIVKKVKRISFFNMKKKKRLKVYIVKDITMNATTRIKKNTQRMVRVKTFYQEGGEGDVNANTNGKVDQNGEHSFPHILENMQPSRKSRFINPLYLISQNKIQLSCAVCLEPLYSDSLSKVISHVFNLNFGTQKRREPKASRPSPPNQDNGSSAECAVVVPVANTGATTFGETYYGQDEQSGKISRSHSNSKTSSISNSSSSSRSYHSNTFRKGCPYETKALGRRTKERQYYCVKTLSSYTNEENRSYYLSVISFIHNIQKKYNSQVKKKKKSERKTIFNNVCINILCGHIFHSSCLKKCCFTSCPICRYKQYNYQIANCDVCEKKQNAKICLFCGFIGCSVNYDRLNRLKGIKIKEKKKLLRRKKKLIAYIKYTFLRIVNFFISKGNYFVVPPFVAASVDRHCNCCQALGEGSERTKINELTCSAISEGEGNRKLCTLGGGSTLLDVNATCTSVNRQGVSNHLTVPIEEIPSEAENVNRINDPVIRSTKNDGIHPHLQMCSVRSNYANSEVNICAEKKDIVERLDFSTEYNTCGKNRGAMRRHDSLTFFFRFRKMIRMDSKKGKGTKHRWRHKEGENKIGTGKIRQVSDRHEKRRHKESASDMRNRHRGTRKQSGRVKRKGYSFNMYDFFRKDINKRKYSVEKRKKKKLIDHAKEHFCETMHNYFFDISKNSVFDYSSNLYIKKLINLKSGKKNLKKIYATNININGKEGIIDKKNIIMYIYEFNQLLSALLESQRDHFISCIYDLKINYENSNKNNSRETSKCLNELKMAQERNKQLKAQVKKKISILHEKAKTNAELLQQLRNVEIINAKLCANQKQEIHNKEAMAEEKKKIIREKQQIIRDLNQQITDLSFHKQVTEKFSQNSGMTNSSFIIGEKMTPKSRFKKR encoded by the exons ATGAGCAGAAAAAatccaaagaagaaaaaatccaaagggagaaaaaaggaaaataattcctCATCTAATGTATGTGGCAAGGATGACGATGAATTGAATGAGGAGGAGGGAGCAAATCGAGGAGGGGGACTCAACATAAACGGACCAAATGAGGGTAATCCTGCCCCTCCAAATCGTCCAGTTAGTGACACTgtgaaaggggaaaaagaaaggggtgACAGTACACCTACTGGAAATACTGCGGAAAAAGGTCGAAACCCTACCAGTGGAGATGAAACAGATAGGGAGGAAGACAATAAGGGGCACACGCCCGACGAGGTGATCGAAATGGGAATggacaaaaggaaaggaacaaagcgaaggaaaaagaaaagcgcGCCCACAGCGGTTATTACGAACAAAGGAGCAAGCGAAAGTGGCAAATTCAAATCTGTTAATGATGATGTGGAGGATTTTCCTATACCCAATAATGACCAAAACGCGGAAGAACAAACAAGCAGTCTCTTTCCAAATATTGACGTCGACACGATGTACTGTTTACCTGCAGAAAAGGGAGATgaccaaaatgaatttttaagGGAtctaaataaagaaatagaaaaatttaaaaaaaaatttaaggatGATAACGTGCTGCCAAGTGTGCGCAGAGACAGACACAGCTTCAGTAGTAACTTCTGCATCAAGAAAGAGGCAGAGAagaggggagggaaaaatgcCATGGTAATAGGTGAAGCGGCAAGAGGTGGGAATAAAAACACTGCGAAATGCAATGCGCTCCCCAGATATGCCCCttcagaaaaagaaaaatacaacttTTATGATATGCTAATGAGGGGACACCTGTTCATAAgactaaaaagaaaaattagaaaaaaaaaaaaaaaaaaaattaaaataaaaactaaGAATTACCAAGTGGTGTGCGACTTGTGTGACATGAGAGCGGAAGGAGGAACCATATCGAAGACAAAGAGGAAATATTACATATTCAATTACAACTGTGGGAACACCAAAATTCAGTCCATCACGGGCTACATTCGTTGCTTCAAGGGTTACTATCTATACAAGCAGAACAGCAATAACTCTGCCACTGCTAGCGGTACGAGCAGTAGTCTTCGCGGAAGCCACCACGGCAGCCACGATAGTTATAATTTGAAGAGAAAGTTAAGCGAGGGACGATACACCCCAGGGGAAATGGCCATATCGGTTCTGCTCTGCGTTAATGTGTCCAACTGTTTATCCCCCTCGGAGTTCCTTGAGCTCCTACACCCCTTTGAcaatttcatattttttttaaaagttttaaacaaaaaaaataatgaagagtACATGATCTACTTCCTAACGTTCGATGTGTATGCgaagaaaattgtgaaaaaggtgaagaggattagtttttttaacatgaaaaaaaagaaaagattaaaAGTTTACATCGTGAAGGACATCACCATGAATGCCACTACCaggataaagaaaaacacgCAACGGATGGTACGCGTGAAGACGTTCTACCAAgaggggggagagggggATGTGAATGCGAATACTAACGGAAAGGTGGACCAGAACGGAGAGCATAGCTTTCCGCACATACTTGAGAATATGCAACCGTCTCGCAAAAGCAGATTTATCAATCCCCTTTATCTCATTTCGCAAAACAAAATACAACTCTCCTGTGCAGTTTGTCTGGAACCGTTGTACTCGGACAGCCTCAGTAAGGTAATATCGCacgtttttaatttaaacTTTGGAAcgcaaaaaaggagggaaccCAAGGCAAGCAGGCCATCCCCACCGAACCAAGACAATGGCAGTAGCGCCGAATGCGCTGTTGTGGTTCCCGTCGCTAACACCGGTGCTACCACCTTTGGCGAAACATATTACGGTCAGGATGAGCAGAGCGGAAAAATAAGTAGGAGCCATAGCAATAGTAAAACTAGCAGTATCAGCAATAGCAGTAGCAGTTCACGAAGCTACCACAGCAATACGTTCAGGAAGGGGTGTCCGTATGAAACAAAAGCTTTGGGCAGGCGAACGAAGGAGCGCCAATATTATTGCGTTAAGACGTTAAGCAGTTACACCAATGAAGAGAACAGGAGCTACTACCTATCCGTTATCTCATTTATCCataatatacaaaaaaagtataacagtcaagtgaagaaaaaaaaaaaaagtgagaggaaaacaatttttaatAACGTGTGCATTAACATTCTTTGCGGTCATATATTCCATTCCAGCTGTCTTAAAAAATGCTGTTTCACATCTTGTCCCATCTGTCGATATAAACAGTACAATTATCAGATAGCCAATTGTGAtgtatgtgaaaaaaaacaaaatgcaaaaatttgtttattctGTGGCTTCATTGGATGTTCTGTAAATTATGATCGCTTAAACAGACTGAAggggataaaaataaaggaaaaaaaaaaactcctcagaagaaaaaaaaaactaattgCATATATTAAATACACCTTCTTACGAatcgtaaatttttttataagcaAGGGAAACTACTTTGTTGTGCCTCCCTTTGTAGCTGCAAGTGTAGATCGTCATTGTAATTGTTGCCAGGCGTTAGGGGAAGGAAGCGAAAGAACTAAGATTAATGAACTTACATGTAGTGCCATTTCTGAAGGAGAGGGAAATAGGAAATTGTGCACTCTAGGAGGGGGAAGTACCCTTCTCGATGTTAACGCAACATGTACAAGTGTGAACAGGCAGGGAGTATCCAACCATTTGACAGTGCCCATCGAAGAAATCCCAAGTGAAGCAGAAAATGTAAACAGAATTAATGACCCTGTCATTAGGTCAACGAAAAATGACGGAATCCATCCCCATTTGCAAATGTGTAGTGTACGCAGTAACTATGCTAATTCTGAGGTGAACATATGTgcagagaaaaaagataTCGTCGAAAGGTTGGACTTCTCTACAGAGTACAATACATGTGGAAAGAATAGGGGGGCCATGAGGAGGCATGACTCGctcactttctttttcagaTTTAGAAAAATGATACGAATGGACAgtaagaagggaaaaggtaCCAAACACCGGTGGAGGCATAAAGAAggtgaaaacaaaatagGCACAGGGAAAATCAGACAGGTAAGCGATAGGCATGAAAAGAGACGCCATAAGGAGAGCGCAAGTGATATGAGAAATAGGCACCGTGGAACGCGTAAACAAAGTGGTCGAGTCAAGCGCAAAGGGTACTCCTTCAACATGTACGACTTTTTCAGGAAAGACATTAACAAGCGCAAGTATTCCgttgagaaaagaaaaaagaaaaaactcatTGACCACGCAAAGGAGCATTTCTGCGAAACGATGCATAACTACTTCTTCGACATTTCCAAAAATTCAGTGTTCGATTACAGCAGCAActtgtatataaaaaaattaataaatttaaaaagtggaaaaaaaaatttgaaaaaaatttacgcaacaaatataaacatcaatggaaaggaaggcataatagacaaaaaaaatatcatcatgTATATTTACGAATTTAATCAACTGTTAAGTGCTTTGTTGGAAAGTCAGAGAGACCATTTCATATCCTGTATTTATgatttgaaaataaattatgaaaattcGAACAAGAATAATTCCAGGGAAACGAGCAAATGTTTGAATGAGTTAAAAATGGCAcaagaaagaaacaaacagTTGAAAGCtcaagttaaaaaaaaaattagtattCTTCACGAGAAAGCCAAAACGAATGCCGAACTTCTGCAGCAGCTCAGAAATGTAGAAATTATAAATGCAAAACTGTGTGCAAATCAGAAGCAAGAAATTCATAATAAAGAAGCTATGgctgaggagaagaaaaaaatcatacGGGAGAAGCAGCAAATTATACGCGACCTAAATCAGCAG aTCACCGATTTATCCTTCCACAAACAAGTAACGGAAAAGTTTTCTCAAAATTCTGGAATGACG AATTCGTCCTTCATTATAGGGGAGAAAATGACTCCGAAGAGCAGGTTCAAGAAGCGGTAA
- a CDS encoding adenosylhomocysteinase, putative: MYENKSKVKDLSLAPFGKLQMQISENEMPGIMSIREEYEKLKPLKGAKITGCLHMTVECALLIETLQKLGAQIRWCSCNIYSTVDYAAAAVSTLENVVVFAWKGETLEEYWWCVESALTWENEEGPDLIVDDGGDAALLVHKGVEYEKLYEEKKILPDPESAKNEEEKCFLSLLKKSILKNPKKWTNIAKKIVGVSEETTTGVLRLKKMEKNNELLFSAINVNDAVTKQKYDNIYGCRHSLPDGLMRATDFLISGKIVVICGYGDVGKGCASSMKGLGARVYVTEIDPICAIQAVMEGFNVVTLEEIVEKGDFFITCTGNVDVIKLEHLMKMKNNAVVGNIGHFDDEIQVNELFNSEGIHIENVKPQVDRVTLPNGNKIIVLAKGRLLNLGCATGHPAFVMSFSFCNQVFAQLDLWENRNSSKYQNKVYLLPKQLDEKVALYHLKKLNVSLTQLDDKQCEFLGVTKDGPYKGDSYRY, from the coding sequence atGTATGAAAACAAGAGTAAGGTAAAAGATTTGAGCTTGGCCCCCTTTGGGAAGCTCCAAATGCAGATCTCTGAAAATGAAATGCCAGGAATTATGTCAATCAGGGAGGAATACGAAAAGTTGAAACCCCTTAAAGGTGCAAAAATAACTGGTTGTTTACATATGACGGTTGAGTGTGCACTGTTAATTGAGACGCTACAAAAGTTGGGAGCCCAAATAAGGTGGTGCTCATGCAACATATACTCGACAGTAGACTACGCAGCTGCCGCTGTGAGCACGTTGGAAAATGTAGTAGTGTTTGCGTGGAAAGGGGAAACTCTGGAAGAGTATTGGTGGTGTGTAGAAAGTGCATTGACAtgggaaaatgaagaaggaccAGATCTCATCGTTGACGATGGTGGAGATGCAGCACTGCTAGTACATAAAGGTGTTGAATATGAAAAGTTgtatgaggagaagaaaattttacctGACCCAGAGTcagcaaaaaatgaagaagaaaaatgtttcCTGAGTTTATTGAAAAAGTCCATTCTTAAGAACcccaaaaaatggacaaacatTGCGAAGAAAATTGTCGGAGTGTCTGAAGAAACTACAACAGGAGTGCTAAGATtgaaaaagatggaaaaaaataatgaactCCTTTTTTCAGCCATAAATGTAAATGATGCAGTAACGAAACAGAAGTATGATAATATTTATGGATGTAGACATTCCCTCCCAGATGGATTAATGCGTGCAACTGATTTCCTCATTTCAGGAAAAATTGTTGTCATATGTGGATATGGAGATGTTGGAAAAGGATGTGCGTCCTCTATGAAAGGCTTAGGTGCAAGAGTATACGTCACGGAAATTGATCCGATTTGTGCCATTCAAGCTGTTATGGAAGGCTTTAATGTAGTTACCCTAGAGGAAATTGTAGAGAAAGGAGATTTCTTCATCACTTGTACAGGCAATGTTGATGTAATTAAACTAGAGCACctaatgaaaatgaagaacaatGCAGTGGTCGGGAACATTGGACATTTCGATGATGAAATACAAGTTAACGAACTGTTTAATTCTGAGGGAATACATATTGAGAACGTGAAGCCACAGGTAGATAGAGTAACTCTTCCTAATGGAAACAAAATTATCGTCCTTGCTAAAGGCAGACTTTTAAATCTTGGTTGTGCTACTGGTCATCCTGCTTTTGTAatgtccttttccttttgtaatCAAGTTTTTGCACAACTAGATTTGTGGGAAAATAGAAACAGCTCCAAGTATCAGAACAAAGTCTACTTGTTGCCTAAGCAGCTCGATGAAAAGGTTGCCCTTTACCATTTGAAGAAACTCAATGTTTCCCTAACTCAGTTGGACGACAAGCAGTGCGAGTTCTTGGGCGTTACCAAAGATGGCCCCTACAAGGGTGACTCCTATAGGTATTGA